One Oncorhynchus kisutch isolate 150728-3 unplaced genomic scaffold, Okis_V2 scaffold2061, whole genome shotgun sequence genomic window carries:
- the LOC116369029 gene encoding macrophage mannose receptor 1-like isoform X2 translates to MLFINAGLTNILGTSLWIGLNSLDFEAGWQWSNGNPFRYLNWAPGHPSTEPGLSCATLNAGKASKWETNECSKKLGYICRKGNSTTLASAPIGKDQPTFCTSHWIPYAGHCYYLQRTKKMWRDALAACHKDGGDLASIHNIEEQSFIISQTGYTATDELWIGLNDQRNALLFEWTDRSHVTFSHWQTGEPSHGANLQEDCVLIRGKDGKWADNLCEKTYGYMCKKKASTKPVAGAPEEDSPGCKLGWIRYGSYCYNVGSETKTFDEAKQTCQRSDSILVEVADRYENAFLVSLVGLRPEKYFWSGLSNMADIDTFKWTTSSEVKFTHFNVGMPDRKQGCVAMTTGMFAGLWDVVSCSNKEKYICKKMAEGVTSTMAPPTTPALSCPSGWSPVAKRNICYKLHRKETENKKSWSESREFCKAIGGDLMSIHSATDLNGSPYHSSDAAWIGLSNLDPSAGFVWADGSAFSYENWGFGEPNNYNENEKCAEVQFYYGRHWNDRHCDAYNDWICEIRKGVTPKPHPTQVEPVYNTTKDGWIEYNDTQYFFNTENLPMDEAREFCKKNFGDLVVITAESERKFIWKQISRGSEGQYYIGMTVGLDKSFSWLDGSPVVFTAWDQNEPNFANNDENCVTIYKSMGYWNDINCGVELASICKRTTSFINTTMAPTTVPRGGCVPEWIAFQGKCYKFIGDSDKKPWQEARTYCINQGGNLASVLSEKEQAFLTTQMLGNPQDIWIGLNDVNSEMRFLWTEGRGVSYTNWAKGHPMSVPDGRYSFMEEVFDCVVLVGSSQKQAGMWKVEDCLLSRGFICKRNIDSQIVVPATTESTKTFYKLGNDSFKLVVQKMNWDEARRQCKANDAELASILNPITQAFITMQRNKYHEPMWIGLNNNLTEGRFKWVDNWPLSYTKWGEDEPKNNMACVYMDTDAKWKTGDCSNTYSSLCKRSPDIAPSQPPQLPGNCPEPKKRKTWVPFRGYCYAFLNSVVDNWAHATVECLRMGASLVSVEDPLEARFIQENLELLQDGSKSFWIGMHKSHEGDWMWIDNSVVDYTNWKQGMPKSEQCVEIQSDSGLWSTNSCNRYKSYICKTAKVITPTEKQPVAAPLVEEAPHGYAGIAVAVVLVIITVVGLGAFLLRKRIPTPVLGECTFDNTLYFNNPIRPTATVDTKGLVANIEQNETA, encoded by the exons ATGCTTTTTATTAATGCAGGGTTGACCAATATCCTGGGCACATCTCTGTGGATTGGACTGAATAGCCTAGACTTTGAGGCTGGATGGCAGTGgagcaatggaaacccattcagATATTTAAACTGGGCCCCAG GACATCCATCAACTGAACCCGGGCTCAGCTGTGCAACCCTGAATGCTGGCAAGGCCTCGAAATGGGAGACCAATGAATGTTCCAAGAAGCTGGGATATATCTGTCGCAAAGGAAACTCCACTACTCTGGCCTCTGCCCCTATAG GAAAAGATCAGCCCACCTTCTGCACCAGTCACTGGATTCCCTATGCAGGCCACTGCTACTACCTACAACGTACCAAGAAGATGTGGAGGGATGCCCTGGCCGCCTGCCACAAAGATGGAGGGGACCTGGCCAGCATCCACAACATAGAAGAACAAAGCTTCATCATCTCTCAGACAGGATATA CGGCCACAGATGAGCTGTGGATCGGCCTGAACGACCAAAGGAACGCGCTGCTGTTTGAGTGGACCGACCGATCCCATGTGACATTCAGCCACTGGCAGACAGGGGAGCCCTCCCATGGTGCCAACCTCCAGGAGGACTGTGTCCTGATCAGAGGAAAG GATGGGAAGTGGgctgataatttgtgtgagaagaCCTACGGGTACATGTGTAAGAAAAAGGCCTCCACCAAACCGGTGGCAGGTGCCCCAGAGGAAGATAGTCCAGGATGTAAGCTG GGCTGGATCCGGTATGGTTCTTACTGCTACAACGTTGGATCagaaaccaaaacatttgatgaGGCCAAGCAGACCTGCCAGCGGAGTGACTCAATCCTGGTGGAAGTGGCTGACAG GTATGAAAATGCCTTCCTGGTCAGTTTGGTGGGTTTGAGGCCGGAGAAGTACTTCTGGAGTGGACtttccaacatggcggatatagaCACGTTCAAGTGGACTACCAGTTCGGAGGTCAAGTTCACCCACTTCAACGTGGGCATGCCAG ACAGAAAACAAGGCTGTGTAGCTATGACAACTGGAATGTTTGCGGGACTATGGGATGTAGTCAGCTGCAGCAACAAGGAGAAGTACATCTGTAAGAAAATGGCGGAGGGCGTCACATCAACAATGGCCCCTCCCACCACCCCGGCACTGAGCTGTCCTTCTGGGTGGTCACCTGTTGCTAAAAGAAATATCTGTTACAAG CTTCACAGAAAAGAGACTGAAAACAAGAAGTCATGGTCAGAGTCGCGGGAATTCTGCAAGGCCATTGGTGGTGATCTGATGAGCATTCACAGTGCCACAGACCTGAACGGCTCTCC GTATCATTCCTCTGATGCAGCCTGGATCGGCCTCAGCAATCTGGATCCTTCTGCAGGTTTCGTCTGGGCTGACGGATCAGCA TTCAGCTATGAGAATTGGGGATTTGGAGAACCAAACAACTACAACGAAAACGAAAAATGCGCAGAGGTCCAGTTTTACTACGGACGCCACTGGAATGATCGACACTGTGATGCCTACAATGACTGGATTTGCGAGATTCGCAAAG GGGTTACCCCAAAGCCCCATCCCACTCAAGTTGAGCCAG TGTACAACACTACAAAGGACGGCTGGATTGAGTACAACGACACTCAGTATTTCTTCAACACTGAGAATCTCCCCATGGACGAGGCGAGAGAATTCTGTAAAAAGAACTTTGGTGATCTGGTGGTCATTActgcagagagcgagaggaagttTATATGGAAACAG ATATCTAGAGGATCCGAGGGACAATATTACATTGGAATGACCGTTGGTTTGGATAAGTCTTTTAG CTGGTTGGATGGGTCTCCTGTTGTGTTTACCGCGTGGGATCAAAACGAACCCAACTTTGCCAACAACGATGAGAACTGTGTGACGATATACAAGAGTATGG GGTACTGGAATGATATCAACTGTGGAGTAGAGCTGGCCTCCATTTGTAAAAGAACCACCAGTTTCATTAACACGACCATGGCCCCCACCACTGTACCCAGGGGAGGTTGTGTCCCAGAATGGATTGCTTTCCAGGGGAAG TGCTACAAATTCATTGGAGACAGTGATAAGAAGCCATGGCAGGAGGCCAGGACCTACTGCATCAACCAGGGAGGGAACCTGGCCTCTGTCCTCAGCGAGAAAGAGCAAG CATTCCTTACCACCCAGATGCTTGGGAATCCTCAGGACATTTGGATAGGTCTGAACGACGTCAACTCGGAGATGCGCTTCCTATGGACGGAGGGGAGAGGGGTTTCCTATACCAACTGGGCAAAAGGGCATCCAATGTCAGTGCCAGACGGACGATATTCATTTATGGAAGAG GTGTTTGACTGTGTGGTTCTGGTGGGCAGCTCTCAAAAACAGGCAGGAATGTGGAAGGTCGAGGACTGCTTACTATCCCGTGGTTTCATCTGCAAAAGGAATATTG ATTCTCAGATTGTGGTCCCTGCCACCACAGAGTCAACGAAGACGTTCTACAAGCTGGGAAATGACTCCTTCAAACTGGTGGTCCAGAAGATGAACTGGGACGAGGCCCGGAGGCAATGTAAAGCAAACGATGCAGAGTTGGCTAGCATCCTGAACCCCATCACCCAGGCCTTCATCACAATGCAGAGAAACAAATACCATGAGCCCATGTGGATCGGCCTCAACAACAACTTG actgAAGGGCGTTTTAAGTGGGTGGATAACTGGCCTCTATCTTACACCAAATGGGGCGAAGATGAGCCAAAGAACAATATGGCCTGTGTTTACATGGATACGGACGCCAAGTGGAAGACAGGCGACTGTAGTAACACCTACTCCTCACTGTGCAAGAGATCACCAG ACATAGCCCCCAGCCAGCCCCCTCAGCTCCCTGGCAACTGCCCCGAGCCCAAGAAACGCAAGACGTGGGTTCCCTTCAGGGGTTACTGCTACGCCTTCCTCAACTCTGTGGTGGACAACTGGGCCCACGCCACTGTGGAATGTCTCCGAATGG GAGCATCCCTGGTGAGTGTCGAGGATCCATTGGAGGCCAGATTCATCCAGGAGAACCTTGAGCTACTGCAGGATGGATCCAAGTCATTCTGGATTGGCATGCACAAAAGCCACGAAG GCGACTGGATGTGGATTGACAACAGTGTGGTGGACTATACCAACTGGAAACAAGGGATGCCAAAGAGTGAACAATGTGTGGAGATCCAGTCTGATAGTGGTCTGTGGAGCACTAACAGCTGCAACCGGTACAAGTCGTACATCTGCAAAACAGCCAAAG TCATCACACCAACAGAGAAGCAACCAGTTGCTG CTCCCCTAGTGGAGGAAGCTCCCCATGGTTATGCCGGCATCGCTGTGGCAGTCGTCTTGGTGATAATCACAGTGGTAGGACTCGGTGCCTTCCTACTCCGCAAACGGATACCTACCCCCGTCCTTGGAGAGTGTACTTTCGACAACACCTTGTACTTCAACAACCCCATCCGCCCAACAGCCACTGTGGACACCAAGGGCCTGGTGGCCAACATAGAGCAGAACGAAACAGCTTAG
- the LOC116369029 gene encoding macrophage mannose receptor 1-like isoform X1 yields the protein MLFINAGLTNILGTSLWIGLNSLDFEAGWQWSNGNPFRYLNWAPGHPSTEPGLSCATLNAGKASKWETNECSKKLGYICRKGNSTTLASAPIVGKDQPTFCTSHWIPYAGHCYYLQRTKKMWRDALAACHKDGGDLASIHNIEEQSFIISQTGYTATDELWIGLNDQRNALLFEWTDRSHVTFSHWQTGEPSHGANLQEDCVLIRGKDGKWADNLCEKTYGYMCKKKASTKPVAGAPEEDSPGCKLGWIRYGSYCYNVGSETKTFDEAKQTCQRSDSILVEVADRYENAFLVSLVGLRPEKYFWSGLSNMADIDTFKWTTSSEVKFTHFNVGMPDRKQGCVAMTTGMFAGLWDVVSCSNKEKYICKKMAEGVTSTMAPPTTPALSCPSGWSPVAKRNICYKLHRKETENKKSWSESREFCKAIGGDLMSIHSATDLNGSPYHSSDAAWIGLSNLDPSAGFVWADGSAFSYENWGFGEPNNYNENEKCAEVQFYYGRHWNDRHCDAYNDWICEIRKGVTPKPHPTQVEPVYNTTKDGWIEYNDTQYFFNTENLPMDEAREFCKKNFGDLVVITAESERKFIWKQISRGSEGQYYIGMTVGLDKSFSWLDGSPVVFTAWDQNEPNFANNDENCVTIYKSMGYWNDINCGVELASICKRTTSFINTTMAPTTVPRGGCVPEWIAFQGKCYKFIGDSDKKPWQEARTYCINQGGNLASVLSEKEQAFLTTQMLGNPQDIWIGLNDVNSEMRFLWTEGRGVSYTNWAKGHPMSVPDGRYSFMEEVFDCVVLVGSSQKQAGMWKVEDCLLSRGFICKRNIDSQIVVPATTESTKTFYKLGNDSFKLVVQKMNWDEARRQCKANDAELASILNPITQAFITMQRNKYHEPMWIGLNNNLTEGRFKWVDNWPLSYTKWGEDEPKNNMACVYMDTDAKWKTGDCSNTYSSLCKRSPDIAPSQPPQLPGNCPEPKKRKTWVPFRGYCYAFLNSVVDNWAHATVECLRMGASLVSVEDPLEARFIQENLELLQDGSKSFWIGMHKSHEGDWMWIDNSVVDYTNWKQGMPKSEQCVEIQSDSGLWSTNSCNRYKSYICKTAKVITPTEKQPVAAPLVEEAPHGYAGIAVAVVLVIITVVGLGAFLLRKRIPTPVLGECTFDNTLYFNNPIRPTATVDTKGLVANIEQNETA from the exons ATGCTTTTTATTAATGCAGGGTTGACCAATATCCTGGGCACATCTCTGTGGATTGGACTGAATAGCCTAGACTTTGAGGCTGGATGGCAGTGgagcaatggaaacccattcagATATTTAAACTGGGCCCCAG GACATCCATCAACTGAACCCGGGCTCAGCTGTGCAACCCTGAATGCTGGCAAGGCCTCGAAATGGGAGACCAATGAATGTTCCAAGAAGCTGGGATATATCTGTCGCAAAGGAAACTCCACTACTCTGGCCTCTGCCCCTATAG TAGGAAAAGATCAGCCCACCTTCTGCACCAGTCACTGGATTCCCTATGCAGGCCACTGCTACTACCTACAACGTACCAAGAAGATGTGGAGGGATGCCCTGGCCGCCTGCCACAAAGATGGAGGGGACCTGGCCAGCATCCACAACATAGAAGAACAAAGCTTCATCATCTCTCAGACAGGATATA CGGCCACAGATGAGCTGTGGATCGGCCTGAACGACCAAAGGAACGCGCTGCTGTTTGAGTGGACCGACCGATCCCATGTGACATTCAGCCACTGGCAGACAGGGGAGCCCTCCCATGGTGCCAACCTCCAGGAGGACTGTGTCCTGATCAGAGGAAAG GATGGGAAGTGGgctgataatttgtgtgagaagaCCTACGGGTACATGTGTAAGAAAAAGGCCTCCACCAAACCGGTGGCAGGTGCCCCAGAGGAAGATAGTCCAGGATGTAAGCTG GGCTGGATCCGGTATGGTTCTTACTGCTACAACGTTGGATCagaaaccaaaacatttgatgaGGCCAAGCAGACCTGCCAGCGGAGTGACTCAATCCTGGTGGAAGTGGCTGACAG GTATGAAAATGCCTTCCTGGTCAGTTTGGTGGGTTTGAGGCCGGAGAAGTACTTCTGGAGTGGACtttccaacatggcggatatagaCACGTTCAAGTGGACTACCAGTTCGGAGGTCAAGTTCACCCACTTCAACGTGGGCATGCCAG ACAGAAAACAAGGCTGTGTAGCTATGACAACTGGAATGTTTGCGGGACTATGGGATGTAGTCAGCTGCAGCAACAAGGAGAAGTACATCTGTAAGAAAATGGCGGAGGGCGTCACATCAACAATGGCCCCTCCCACCACCCCGGCACTGAGCTGTCCTTCTGGGTGGTCACCTGTTGCTAAAAGAAATATCTGTTACAAG CTTCACAGAAAAGAGACTGAAAACAAGAAGTCATGGTCAGAGTCGCGGGAATTCTGCAAGGCCATTGGTGGTGATCTGATGAGCATTCACAGTGCCACAGACCTGAACGGCTCTCC GTATCATTCCTCTGATGCAGCCTGGATCGGCCTCAGCAATCTGGATCCTTCTGCAGGTTTCGTCTGGGCTGACGGATCAGCA TTCAGCTATGAGAATTGGGGATTTGGAGAACCAAACAACTACAACGAAAACGAAAAATGCGCAGAGGTCCAGTTTTACTACGGACGCCACTGGAATGATCGACACTGTGATGCCTACAATGACTGGATTTGCGAGATTCGCAAAG GGGTTACCCCAAAGCCCCATCCCACTCAAGTTGAGCCAG TGTACAACACTACAAAGGACGGCTGGATTGAGTACAACGACACTCAGTATTTCTTCAACACTGAGAATCTCCCCATGGACGAGGCGAGAGAATTCTGTAAAAAGAACTTTGGTGATCTGGTGGTCATTActgcagagagcgagaggaagttTATATGGAAACAG ATATCTAGAGGATCCGAGGGACAATATTACATTGGAATGACCGTTGGTTTGGATAAGTCTTTTAG CTGGTTGGATGGGTCTCCTGTTGTGTTTACCGCGTGGGATCAAAACGAACCCAACTTTGCCAACAACGATGAGAACTGTGTGACGATATACAAGAGTATGG GGTACTGGAATGATATCAACTGTGGAGTAGAGCTGGCCTCCATTTGTAAAAGAACCACCAGTTTCATTAACACGACCATGGCCCCCACCACTGTACCCAGGGGAGGTTGTGTCCCAGAATGGATTGCTTTCCAGGGGAAG TGCTACAAATTCATTGGAGACAGTGATAAGAAGCCATGGCAGGAGGCCAGGACCTACTGCATCAACCAGGGAGGGAACCTGGCCTCTGTCCTCAGCGAGAAAGAGCAAG CATTCCTTACCACCCAGATGCTTGGGAATCCTCAGGACATTTGGATAGGTCTGAACGACGTCAACTCGGAGATGCGCTTCCTATGGACGGAGGGGAGAGGGGTTTCCTATACCAACTGGGCAAAAGGGCATCCAATGTCAGTGCCAGACGGACGATATTCATTTATGGAAGAG GTGTTTGACTGTGTGGTTCTGGTGGGCAGCTCTCAAAAACAGGCAGGAATGTGGAAGGTCGAGGACTGCTTACTATCCCGTGGTTTCATCTGCAAAAGGAATATTG ATTCTCAGATTGTGGTCCCTGCCACCACAGAGTCAACGAAGACGTTCTACAAGCTGGGAAATGACTCCTTCAAACTGGTGGTCCAGAAGATGAACTGGGACGAGGCCCGGAGGCAATGTAAAGCAAACGATGCAGAGTTGGCTAGCATCCTGAACCCCATCACCCAGGCCTTCATCACAATGCAGAGAAACAAATACCATGAGCCCATGTGGATCGGCCTCAACAACAACTTG actgAAGGGCGTTTTAAGTGGGTGGATAACTGGCCTCTATCTTACACCAAATGGGGCGAAGATGAGCCAAAGAACAATATGGCCTGTGTTTACATGGATACGGACGCCAAGTGGAAGACAGGCGACTGTAGTAACACCTACTCCTCACTGTGCAAGAGATCACCAG ACATAGCCCCCAGCCAGCCCCCTCAGCTCCCTGGCAACTGCCCCGAGCCCAAGAAACGCAAGACGTGGGTTCCCTTCAGGGGTTACTGCTACGCCTTCCTCAACTCTGTGGTGGACAACTGGGCCCACGCCACTGTGGAATGTCTCCGAATGG GAGCATCCCTGGTGAGTGTCGAGGATCCATTGGAGGCCAGATTCATCCAGGAGAACCTTGAGCTACTGCAGGATGGATCCAAGTCATTCTGGATTGGCATGCACAAAAGCCACGAAG GCGACTGGATGTGGATTGACAACAGTGTGGTGGACTATACCAACTGGAAACAAGGGATGCCAAAGAGTGAACAATGTGTGGAGATCCAGTCTGATAGTGGTCTGTGGAGCACTAACAGCTGCAACCGGTACAAGTCGTACATCTGCAAAACAGCCAAAG TCATCACACCAACAGAGAAGCAACCAGTTGCTG CTCCCCTAGTGGAGGAAGCTCCCCATGGTTATGCCGGCATCGCTGTGGCAGTCGTCTTGGTGATAATCACAGTGGTAGGACTCGGTGCCTTCCTACTCCGCAAACGGATACCTACCCCCGTCCTTGGAGAGTGTACTTTCGACAACACCTTGTACTTCAACAACCCCATCCGCCCAACAGCCACTGTGGACACCAAGGGCCTGGTGGCCAACATAGAGCAGAACGAAACAGCTTAG